One part of the Musa acuminata AAA Group cultivar baxijiao chromosome BXJ1-5, Cavendish_Baxijiao_AAA, whole genome shotgun sequence genome encodes these proteins:
- the LOC103985277 gene encoding uncharacterized protein LOC103985277, which produces MASLLFSPSRLPTSLFSTLALFIYSPNPHRHHSQSLSSNKTPTKDRALIVSSALAESNSSKSLDGGGRGEGGSDDDDLLPLLRELSDCLLLPPDYLSSLPRDLRLDLNDAAFDLSNGPVLDDCGEVVGDLLLNLSRAWEQADTSTSNSLARQLPSMESFLTKNVKASLGKRLVSAARRFQAMGQYADGEPQKIATTMIKIGKQLSRGPVVTGDVEPKMETRTLKFGELQVELTSKKAFIGAGIGLVFGILSWQISRGIENIPESSLEYANDNALLLAKSLRGALLALFYSSAALSVFTSIGLVLLGRQLSSESK; this is translated from the exons ATGGCTTCTCTCCTCTTCTCCCCTTCTCGTCTTCCCACATCGCTCTTTTCCACTCTCGCCCTATTCATCTATTCCCCAAATCCCCACCGCCACCATTCCCAATCCCTTTCTTCCAATAAGACGCCCACGAAGGACCGCGCCCTCATCGTCTCATCCGCCCTCGCCGAGTCCAATTCTTCCAAATCCCTCGACGGCGGCGGCCGCGGCGAAGGCGGAAGCGACGACGATgatctcctccccctcctccgagAGCTCTCC GATTGTCTGCTTCTCCCTCCGGATTATCTATCCAGTCTTCCTCGCGATCTCCGGCTTGAT TTGAATGATGCGGCATTTGATCTCTCCAACGGGCCTGTCTTGGATGAC TGTGGTGAGGTGGTGGGCGACTTGCTTCTAAATCTTTCCAGAGCATGGGAACAAGCTGACACTTCGACTTCAAATAGCCTAGCGAGGCAGCTGCCGTCAATGGAGAGCTTTTTGACAAAAAATGTCAAAGCAT CACTTGGCAAACGCTTGGTATCCGCTGCAAGGAGATTTCAGGCAATGGGACAGTATGCTGATGGAGAGCCACAAAAG ATTGCCACAACAATGATTAAAATTGGAAAGCAGCTATCTAGAGGTCCAGTGGTTACAGGGGATGTGGAGCCCAAAATGGAAACCAGGACCCTGAAG TTTGGTGAATTGCAGGTTGAGTTGACTTCGAAAAAGGCCTTTATTGGTGCTGGAATTGGTTTAGTGTTTGG GATCCTCTCATGGCAAATAAGTCGGGGCATCGAAAACATACCAGAAAGCTCCTTAGAATATGCCAATGATAATGCATTGTTACTGGCAAAG TCACTAAGGGGAGCTCTTCTTGCCTTATTCTATTCATCTGCGGCTTTATCAGTATTTACTTCAATAGGGCTTGTTTTGTTAGGAAGACAACTGAGCTCTGAAAGCAAATGA
- the LOC135673915 gene encoding ammonium transporter 2 member 2-like: protein MAIPLAYQTNLPAAPEWLNNGDNGWQLAAATLVGLQSMPGLVVLYGSIVKKKWAVNSAFMALDAFAATLIIWELVGFRMAFGERLLPFWGKAGPAFGQDYLLHRAKLAATTHFFRNGTMENEMIEPFYSMASLVYFEFMFAAITLIFLAGSVLGRMNIKAWMAFVPLWLLFSHTVGAFTLWGGGFLYHWGVIDYSGGYVIHLSSGVAGFTAAYRIVALCQARGLVDVSA from the exons ATGGCCATTCCACTAGCCTACCAGACAAATCTCCCGGCGGCGCCAGAATGGCTCAACAACGGCGATAACGGGTGGCAGCTCGCGGCGGCGACGCTGGTGGGGCTGCAGAGCATGCCGGGGCTGGTGGTGCTCTACGGGAGCATTGTCAAGAAAAAGTGGGCTGTAAATTCAGCCTTCATGGCCCTAGACGCCTTCGCCGCCACCCTCATCATCTGGGAGCTCGTCGGCTTCCGCATGGCCTTCGGCGAGCGACTCCTCCCTTTCTGGGGCAAGGCCGGCCCCGCCTTCGGCCAGGACTACCTCCTCCACCGCGCCAAACTGGCGGCGACTACCCACTTCTTCCGCAATGGCACGATGGAGAACGAGATGATCGAGCCGTTCTACAGCATGGCCTCCCTCGTCTACTTCGAGTTCATGTTCGCGGCGATCACGCTCATCTTCCTCGCCGGCTCGGTTCTCGGTCGCATGAACATCAAGGCTTGGATGGCCTTCGTGCCCCTGTGGCTGCTCTTCTCCCACACCGTCGGTGCTTTCACGCTCTGGGGAGGAGGATTCCTCTACCACTGGGGAGTCATCGACTACTCCGGCGGCTACGTCATCCATCTTTCTTCTGGGGTCGCCGGATTCACGGCTGCCTACCGG ATAGTTGCTTTGTGCCAAGCCAGAGGATTGGTTGATGTGTCAGCAtaa
- the LOC135674054 gene encoding uncharacterized protein LOC135674054 isoform X1: METDDVSSSAAAAPPSLSLSNLSNPNSNSNVSVDASKRKKAAAAPKRFVKSQIPESILSDPAINSAAAILPSNYDFEVHKTVHRLASAASRRPALQLPDGLLMYALPLADILLSASTLCLDDVLILADPTYGACCLDDYAASALAADQLIHYGHSCLVPVPSSRLPVLYVFVSIRVDVDRLVDAVLSTFPASSKLALAGTIQFVSAVQAAKSLLSAEGFDITVPQAKPLSAGEVLGCTAPTIPRSKGIEAIVFVADGRFHLEAFMIANPGVPAFRYDPYLGILVLEEYDHKGMKTARKDAILAAREAKRWGVILGTLGRQGNSRVLDRVVEHMEEKALEWTVVLMSEISPARIALFGDSVDAWVQIACPRLSIDWGEGFTKPMLTTFELDIALGYVPGWWEKERMRVSDNFDGEPVARKEETCSTSGCCRANSSGCNCKSDDLQADYPMDYYSQDGGDWNSSYAKRKPQNSVAKLQNKGGQLELRT; the protein is encoded by the exons ATGGAAACCGACGACGTGTCCTcatccgccgccgccgctcctCCTTCTCTTTCCCTCTCCAACCTTTCGAACCCTAACTCCAACTCTAATGTCTCTGTCGACGCCTCGAAGCGGAAAAAGGCCGCTGCCGCTCCGAAGCGCTTCGTGAAGTCGCAGATACCGGAGTCGATCCTCTCCGATCCCGCCATCAACTCCGCTGCTGCCATCCTCCCCTCCAACTACGACTTCGAGGTCCACAAGACCGTCCACCGCCTCGCATCCGCCGCCTCGCGCCGCCCCGCCCTCCAGCTCCCCGATGGCCTCCTCATGTACGCTCTTCCCCTTGCCGACATCCTCCTTTCCGCCTCCACTCTCTGCCTCGACGACGTCCTCATCCTCGCTGACCCCACATACGGCGCCTGTTGCCTTGATGATTACGCCGCCTCCGCCCTCGCCGCCGACCAGCTCATCCACTACGGCCACTCCTGCCTCGTCCCCGTTCCCTCCTCTCGCCTCCCCGTCCTCTACGTCTTTGTTAGCATTCGCGTCGACGTCGATCGGCTCGTCGACGCTGTCCTCTCCACTTTCCCCGCTTCCTCCAAACTCGCCCTTGCTGGCACCATCCAGTTTGTCTCCGCCGTGCAAGCCGCAAAATCCCTCCTTTCAGCCGAGGGCTTTGATATCACGGTTCCGCAGGCCAAGCCGCTCTCTGCCGGTGAGGTTCTGGGGTGCACAGCCCCCACAATCCCCAGATCCAAGGGGATTGAGGCCATCGTGTTTGTGGCCGACGGCCGGTTCCACCTTGAGGCGTTCATGATTGCAAATCCTGGAGTCCCGGCATTCCGCTACGACCCATATCTTGGGATCCTCGTTCTTGAGGAGTACGACCATAAGGGCATGAAGACAGCAAGGAAAGACGCAATCTTGGCAGCCCGGGAAGCCAAACGGTGGGGTGTCATCCTTGGGACGCTCGGGAGGCAGGGCAACTCCCGAGTCTTGGACAGAGTGGTGGAGCACATGGAGGAGAAGGCACTGGAGTGGACCGTGGTACTCATGTCGGAGATTTCACCTGCGAGGATTGCTCTATTTGGGGACTCCGTGGATGCTTGGGTGCAAATTGCATGTCCTAGGCTTTCGATCGACTGGGGGGAGGGATTCACCAAGCCAATGCTGACAACATTTGAGTTAGACATTGCGCTGGGATATGTTCCAGGTTGGTGGGAGAAGGAAAGGATGAGAGTATCAGATAATTTTGATGGTGAGCCAGTCGCTAGGAAAGAGGAGACTTGCTCAACTTCTGGTTGTTGTCGGGCTAATTCATCCGGTTGCAATTGCAAGAGTGATGATCTACAAGCAGATTATCCAATGGATTATTATTCACAAGATGGAGGGGACTGGAATAGCTCATATGCCAAAAGGAAACCTCAAAATAGTGTGGCAAAGCTGCAGAATAAG GGGGGTCAATTGGAATTGAGAACATGA
- the LOC135674054 gene encoding uncharacterized protein LOC135674054 isoform X2 gives METDDVSSSAAAAPPSLSLSNLSNPNSNSNVSVDASKRKKAAAAPKRFVKSQIPESILSDPAINSAAAILPSNYDFEVHKTVHRLASAASRRPALQLPDGLLMYALPLADILLSASTLCLDDVLILADPTYGACCLDDYAASALAADQLIHYGHSCLVPVPSSRLPVLYVFVSIRVDVDRLVDAVLSTFPASSKLALAGTIQFVSAVQAAKSLLSAEGFDITVPQAKPLSAGEVLGCTAPTIPRSKGIEAIVFVADGRFHLEAFMIANPGVPAFRYDPYLGILVLEEYDHKGMKTARKDAILAAREAKRWGVILGTLGRQGNSRVLDRVVEHMEEKALEWTVVLMSEISPARIALFGDSVDAWVQIACPRLSIDWGEGFTKPMLTTFELDIALGYVPGWWEKERMRVSDNFDGEPVARKEETCSTSGCCRANSSGCNCKSDDLQADYPMDYYSQDGGDWNSSYAKRKPQNSVAKLQNKFAWECMLVLTVFVNGI, from the exons ATGGAAACCGACGACGTGTCCTcatccgccgccgccgctcctCCTTCTCTTTCCCTCTCCAACCTTTCGAACCCTAACTCCAACTCTAATGTCTCTGTCGACGCCTCGAAGCGGAAAAAGGCCGCTGCCGCTCCGAAGCGCTTCGTGAAGTCGCAGATACCGGAGTCGATCCTCTCCGATCCCGCCATCAACTCCGCTGCTGCCATCCTCCCCTCCAACTACGACTTCGAGGTCCACAAGACCGTCCACCGCCTCGCATCCGCCGCCTCGCGCCGCCCCGCCCTCCAGCTCCCCGATGGCCTCCTCATGTACGCTCTTCCCCTTGCCGACATCCTCCTTTCCGCCTCCACTCTCTGCCTCGACGACGTCCTCATCCTCGCTGACCCCACATACGGCGCCTGTTGCCTTGATGATTACGCCGCCTCCGCCCTCGCCGCCGACCAGCTCATCCACTACGGCCACTCCTGCCTCGTCCCCGTTCCCTCCTCTCGCCTCCCCGTCCTCTACGTCTTTGTTAGCATTCGCGTCGACGTCGATCGGCTCGTCGACGCTGTCCTCTCCACTTTCCCCGCTTCCTCCAAACTCGCCCTTGCTGGCACCATCCAGTTTGTCTCCGCCGTGCAAGCCGCAAAATCCCTCCTTTCAGCCGAGGGCTTTGATATCACGGTTCCGCAGGCCAAGCCGCTCTCTGCCGGTGAGGTTCTGGGGTGCACAGCCCCCACAATCCCCAGATCCAAGGGGATTGAGGCCATCGTGTTTGTGGCCGACGGCCGGTTCCACCTTGAGGCGTTCATGATTGCAAATCCTGGAGTCCCGGCATTCCGCTACGACCCATATCTTGGGATCCTCGTTCTTGAGGAGTACGACCATAAGGGCATGAAGACAGCAAGGAAAGACGCAATCTTGGCAGCCCGGGAAGCCAAACGGTGGGGTGTCATCCTTGGGACGCTCGGGAGGCAGGGCAACTCCCGAGTCTTGGACAGAGTGGTGGAGCACATGGAGGAGAAGGCACTGGAGTGGACCGTGGTACTCATGTCGGAGATTTCACCTGCGAGGATTGCTCTATTTGGGGACTCCGTGGATGCTTGGGTGCAAATTGCATGTCCTAGGCTTTCGATCGACTGGGGGGAGGGATTCACCAAGCCAATGCTGACAACATTTGAGTTAGACATTGCGCTGGGATATGTTCCAGGTTGGTGGGAGAAGGAAAGGATGAGAGTATCAGATAATTTTGATGGTGAGCCAGTCGCTAGGAAAGAGGAGACTTGCTCAACTTCTGGTTGTTGTCGGGCTAATTCATCCGGTTGCAATTGCAAGAGTGATGATCTACAAGCAGATTATCCAATGGATTATTATTCACAAGATGGAGGGGACTGGAATAGCTCATATGCCAAAAGGAAACCTCAAAATAGTGTGGCAAAGCTGCAGAATAAG TTTGCATGGGAATGCATGTTGGTGCTCACTGTCTTTGTGAATGGCATATAA